A part of Maridesulfovibrio hydrothermalis AM13 = DSM 14728 genomic DNA contains:
- a CDS encoding 3D domain-containing protein, with amino-acid sequence MRRFSSLLLIIATLFLISGCQGEDNTVTMKVHASAYTSHVEQTSATPFLGAWGDTLKPGTKVIAVSRDLIKKGLTHNTRVKIEGLPGEYIVKDKMNKRWTEKIDIYMGLDTKAAKDWGKREVTITFEKQAKK; translated from the coding sequence ATGCGTAGATTTAGTAGTCTGTTACTGATTATTGCTACTCTTTTTCTAATTTCAGGTTGTCAGGGCGAAGACAACACCGTCACCATGAAAGTACACGCCTCCGCCTACACCTCCCACGTGGAGCAGACCTCGGCCACCCCGTTCCTCGGAGCATGGGGCGACACGCTTAAACCCGGCACGAAAGTTATTGCTGTTTCAAGAGACCTTATCAAAAAAGGGCTGACTCACAACACCAGAGTTAAAATCGAAGGGCTTCCCGGTGAATATATCGTCAAAGATAAGATGAATAAACGCTGGACCGAAAAAATAGATATCTACATGGGCCTTGATACAAAAGCAGCAAAAGACTGGGGTAAACGGGAAGTAACCATC
- a CDS encoding energy-coupling factor ABC transporter ATP-binding protein, which yields MSSLIFSLHDINFVYPGGNEVLKDVNFELNCGDKIALTGHNGSGKTTMLHIIMGLLRPASGKILYKGCEMKSEKDFQKLRKGVGLLFQQADDQLFCPTVIEDVAFGPLNLGRTPEEAKEIARYTLCMLGLSGYEERVAYRLSGGEKKLVSLATVLAMQPEALVLDEPTNDLDPAMRERLIEILNSLDVAMLVVSHDLDFLKQVTGVEYSCRNNSVYKEASNFADKHDYTQCKV from the coding sequence GTGAGTTCACTTATATTTTCTCTGCATGATATTAATTTTGTCTACCCCGGCGGTAATGAAGTCCTCAAAGATGTTAATTTTGAGCTGAACTGTGGTGACAAAATAGCCCTGACCGGACACAACGGCAGTGGCAAAACCACCATGCTGCATATTATTATGGGACTTTTGCGCCCTGCTTCCGGGAAAATTCTGTATAAAGGGTGTGAAATGAAAAGTGAAAAGGATTTTCAGAAACTGCGCAAGGGCGTTGGACTTCTTTTCCAGCAGGCCGATGATCAACTTTTCTGCCCCACGGTCATTGAAGACGTAGCTTTCGGGCCGCTGAATCTAGGCCGGACTCCTGAAGAGGCGAAAGAAATTGCCAGATATACCCTTTGCATGCTTGGACTTTCGGGGTATGAAGAGAGGGTGGCCTACCGTTTATCCGGTGGTGAAAAAAAGCTTGTTTCACTGGCGACGGTTTTAGCAATGCAGCCGGAAGCTTTGGTACTTGATGAGCCAACCAATGACCTTGATCCCGCCATGAGAGAACGATTGATAGAAATTCTTAATTCGCTGGATGTTGCCATGCTTGTTGTCTCCCACGATCTTGATTTTTTAAAACAGGTAACCGGAGTTGAATATTCATGCCGGAACAATTCGGTCTATAAAGAAGCATCCAACTTTGCTGATAAACATGATTATACCCAGTGCAAAGTTTAG